The Pirellulales bacterium genome has a segment encoding these proteins:
- the prpB gene encoding methylisocitrate lyase: MTAASPGKLLRVAVEESTILIPGAFDALVGKLIERAGFRAMYLSGAAFSAGALALPDIGLFTLSELVEQTTRLTRATTIPLIVDADTGFGEAVNVERTVTELVAAGAAAIQLEDQRLPKRCGHLSGKSLVEPAEMGAKIRAAVAARGATDTVILARTDARGVTGMKEALDRAKRFVDAGADWIFPEALATPQEFEEFAQTIKAPLVANMTEFGKSPLLPLKDLQQMGYAGVLLPVTLLRIAMGAVNEALVEITRSGTQQKLLNRMQSRQELYDLLGYTGYEDRDRAYFQREANS, from the coding sequence GTGACCGCCGCGTCTCCTGGCAAATTGTTGCGTGTCGCTGTCGAGGAATCGACGATCCTCATCCCCGGCGCTTTCGACGCCCTGGTCGGCAAGTTGATCGAGCGTGCCGGCTTTCGCGCCATGTATCTGTCGGGGGCGGCCTTTTCGGCGGGCGCGCTCGCGCTACCGGATATCGGGCTCTTCACCCTTTCGGAACTGGTCGAACAAACCACGCGGCTCACCCGGGCCACGACCATTCCGCTGATCGTCGATGCCGACACCGGCTTTGGCGAGGCGGTGAATGTCGAGCGCACGGTGACCGAACTGGTGGCCGCCGGGGCCGCCGCCATTCAGCTCGAAGACCAGCGCCTGCCCAAGCGATGCGGACACCTCTCGGGCAAGAGCCTGGTCGAGCCGGCCGAAATGGGCGCCAAGATTCGCGCCGCCGTCGCGGCGCGCGGCGCGACCGATACCGTCATCCTCGCCCGCACCGACGCGCGCGGCGTAACGGGCATGAAAGAGGCACTCGATCGAGCCAAACGATTCGTCGACGCCGGCGCCGATTGGATTTTTCCCGAGGCCCTAGCCACGCCGCAGGAATTCGAGGAATTCGCCCAGACGATCAAGGCGCCGCTCGTGGCCAACATGACCGAATTCGGTAAAAGTCCGCTCTTGCCGCTCAAAGATTTGCAGCAAATGGGCTATGCCGGCGTCCTGTTGCCCGTGACCCTGTTGCGGATAGCGATGGGAGCGGTGAACGAAGCGCTCGTCGAAATCACGCGCTCCGGCACGCAGCAAAAGCTGCTCAACCGGATGCAATCCCGTCAAGAACTGTATGATCTGCTCGGCTATACCGGTTACGAAG